The Branchiostoma lanceolatum isolate klBraLanc5 chromosome 1, klBraLanc5.hap2, whole genome shotgun sequence genomic sequence CACGGAGACATTTATACTGAGCAATTCAATAGGAGGGTGCCTGGGAACCAAGACATTTTTAATCACATGGCTTGTCGCGAATTAAAATTCCAAACTTTGTCTAAATCCTACAATGCAAAAAGGAAATCATGCCATGCCGAATGTAAACTTTTTACTTAGTCATTGCACAACGAAACATTTTTCTCACAGGTAGGGGCATACCGATGTAAAACAGGCTAAGGAACGGTTCTAAACAGTTTGTAATATCGATTTGTCACGACAGAAAATTGTTTGCATACAAGTAAGGGGTCGGTCACGTTGTCTCGTTTTGTTGCCTTGACGAAAACTGTTATAAACTGTTTATGATGTTAAGTCTGAAGAGGCACTTAACTTAACTACATATAAGTCACGTTGGTCAGACAAATTATGACAACATAAATTGTTTTAGTGGCCCAAACCGGCTGATTTCTCTCCTCACATATGGTCTGGGTAATACTAATTACTGTAACGACCCTCTCTAAATGTTTGCGCAGTGTTTTCCAAAGGTCTGCTGTGTTGAACGATTCGACACACCGTAGCTGACAAAAGATAAATGCCTCAAAGTAACGTTTAAGAAaagtctctttttttttcagttcggAGAGCAAATTTATGTACTTACAGTCACGGGTAcaagatgccccccccccccccttaaggATGTGAAATTATACACCACAAACAATGTTCTGTCTAGAGAAAATAGGATCTTGATTAATCTGGTCACGATAAGGGCTTTTGACAGCGATCTGCAAGCGAATTTGCAGCTTGTATCCCGGCTATTTGACCAGGCTTTCTGGCTGGTTGGTTTGGGTCAGATGCATAATTACTAGAGAATTCAGACCCTAAACCTGCAGCGACCTACTAAACAAGGCGGATCTTTCCCTCTGTTACAGCTCGTCAGGCATCTAGGTTTTAGAAAGGAAATAAACTGGTCTATGTACAAGGAAAACgcagtaaatgtcaatttctcaGTATTCTTAGCACCAATCTAGCAGTTGTAACTGATCATTTTTCTCCTGTTTTCATTACAAAGCTGGGCACAAAGCTAGGGATTTACATCGTTTGTTTCTAAACTACACTTAAATTTTAGGACAAGAATATCCAGAATTTCTACCAAAAAATCCCAATAAAATACAATCCATAAACGCATAAAACATTcccttttttgtttgtatattaAGTATTGATTCTGCAGCGTTAAAATTTTGCCAGGTGTTTCATCGCGATCCTAACTTTACATTACTAAAAATGTTGTTGAAACCAACACAAGAACCACCTGACACGACCCTTCACAACTGCAACGTTCGCTTACGGCGATTTCTTTTACAGAAGTTCTGCACTTCCGCAAAGATCTTGCTTCTAATTACATCAAATCAATCAAGATAGAGACAATCCTACGAACTTGATCGAGACCTGGTGGCAGATATTTTGCCTCAAAACAGGGACACTAAACTAAAACAGACCGCCGAACCGTTGTTAGTATGTTTTTACAAACTCGACTTTACAGACCACCGTCCCGCGAAGGGAAAAAGTGTACATTCTCGACGATCGACGTACCTTTGGGATCCCCCTCTCTTCCTGGCATTCCATGTGAACTATTCCCTAGGTCTCCACAACATGATCCAAGGCGGTACCATTCTCCTTCGCGATAAAATCCACCTGGAATTTGTAAAGTTTTACTCCAGTCCTGACACCGGAtcggccgccattttgtttccacACAGCTAATTGGCTATTCCATCTAAAACACATACCCCCCAACAAAACTACAGTTTTTCTCCACGATTAAAATCAAACAATATCCCCGTTCAGTGTAATTCATAACAGTCAAAACAACAAATAGTAAGCTAAATAAGAAGTATTCCTAATAGATAAAATTTAGATGAAGTGttattatctttttttgcaTTGTCTGATCTCATATGACAAGAGGTGTGCCGCTAGCTGGAAGAGCGGCTGCCACTCTCAAGGTGGTCATGGGCGGAGAACCCTGGCAGTGATTGGCAACCTGACGCCAGGACACCTGTGAGCAGCGCCACTATGCGGACAATTAGATAAATACAGACGGCAAAAGTAATGAAAAGACTCTGGATCCTCAGAAAAAAGTTATTACACAAAGTGTGTATCCAATATATACCCTTCATCAAAAGTTCTTCGGAAAATCAGTTCCATTTCAATTGCTTGCTGTTATAATCATCAATTTCAGAGGAAGCATTAACATTACCTCACCAAGGTTATATCTTACACTATCAttattaaatacatgtacttagaaccATTCAGAGAAAGACCAGTGTTCATTTCCAATGTTTAATACTTGGCAATGACAGACATATTGTAAATAGATATCTATCGGCCTGTAACGTTATCAGCCGGGACGAAACAAGAAGTATAATCTTTGTAATATTGTCCAAGTCAGGTCAAATTTATTACTCTGTGGACAGTCTGTAACATTAAACAGACTTCAGCTATGTCAAAACCATGTGACATTGAAGATAAAAGAAGCTTATTGTTATAAGTACAATGTTGCTTGTATAGCAGTACAGTTTTATTCTTGGTCTATCACTATTTCATGTGAAGGTATTGGCTTGTTCACATTTCATTCCTCCTTATATTTTTTTCCAGATCAAGTTTTATGTACACAGAGTTTTTACGTCCTTCTGCCACTGATGAATATAAATTAGAATCCTGTATCCAGCCCTGTATCAATTAATATACACCTATGCAAgatataaaaatgtgaaaaaaggaAATACAATAAAACGTCTTTACTGTGACCAGCACTGTGGGACActtcaaatgttacaaaataacTATGAATACAAAAGATCAAAAAATGTCATACAACATTAGAATCTGAAGTAAAAATAACATCAACTTAGTACAACACACAATATCCTAAAATTACTTGAACAATTTCCCCAATGAGTAATTTTTGTAAATTGAAAAGCTTTTTACAAAATACTCAATGTAAActaaatgacaatgacaactCAATAATAAAGGAGCAATCTTGGCCTGTTGCCTTCATCCCTTGTTGAGTTATCTGTAGTACCCACTTGGAGGTGTCAGGTTGAGAGTACTTAAACTACATAACTACTACCATAACTATCTGTACATGGCTTTCAGCTATAGTATGTATTCACATTGTACAACTTCATCTCAAAGTAGTCTGTCTGCGCTTATCTTTACTAAGAACAAAAGAGGTAGACATGACATTTAAAGACAGATCAATTCCCTATCAATTTCTGTGAACTTCTTTGTGCTATTGTGCATTTTCTTCTGTCAACTTTCTTGTGCAATTTTGTTCCATTACACTGGCAACAGATGTGACTAGCAGCATGCTTCAACTTTGTGATTGACCAATGGGAGAGGCAGGATAATGTTGATTGACATGAACATGCATCAAAAGTTAGAGAACTTGTGTCTCTTTTTAAAAAGCTTATTTTGTGTGTGGTGTGCATTTTCTGTTATTTAGTAGGTTATAAACTTATCATTGGAATAAATAAGATGGAAAGTGGGGAGTGTTTTGGACAGGCTGtcttcagcttgaaattttttccGTTCCTCTCACTGTTTGATAGcccatgtttttttattttcgctgttaaatctgttgttttaagattatgaaaaaacaacattttcagcAAATCCATGTcacaagttcagatttttggacggAAAGGAtgacatttttgtccatcccaacaagcagatttccatcctgggacagagggacgggtcctagaGACAGCTCTCCAGGCTCTGGAGTAATGGTATGGTGTGACTATTTATTCATCAATGCTTCCCGCTCATCTAGGAAGTGTCTGAGGTTAGTGGGGTAGTCTGTCATGACGCCCTTGGCGCCGAGGCTGAACGCACGCTCGAAGTCGGCGTCGTTGTTGATGACCCAGAGGTACGTGTGGATCCCGCGCCTGTCCAGGTGACGAATCAGCACTTTGCTCATCAGTAGACTGGAAATTAGACAAGACAAGAGAGGTATGAAACACTAGTATGTCCACTGTTGTTTTGGCCACTTGCCAAAAAACTTGAAATTATTGCACAAGTCCAATTGCAAGAGAAGACACAAATGGAATAATGTATAGGTATGGTCACAAATTCAGACAGGGAAAGATGAAAGCACAGAAGTCTACTTACAAGTCAGCAATGCGTGCTAACACTTTGTATTTGGTAGGTACTGTGTCTGCCCAACGTTCCCTGAAACACAATAAAAACAGAgaatatttttttatcattttcataacTCAAAAGTCTGACTTATAAATAGGTAATGTAAAGAACAATTTAGAGGTCAAGAAGGCTACACAGCAGACAAATTGTATCATAACAATAGATGCTGTACTGTATATTGTTGACAGTGTAAAACTGAAATTGCTCTTCTGTCCAATTTGAATGTGGTAGTTGTCATGCTACCATAAAACACTAGGTGGCGCTTGAGTAAGGCAGCTTACCCCCAAATAATGCTGGGCATGACAACTTCAAGGCAAGACTCCTTGAGGGGAACGAAAGGTAGAAGACCACTGTAGAACAGTAACACCAGTTGTACACATCGCTTGGCACTGAAGAACAAGGGGATGTCTGGGTTCTGCAGGATACAACAGATGCATTAGAAGGACTATGGTATACCTCAAAATTGACACTTCTTGAGCAATTGAATCAATGTTTATATCATGCATCACCTTTGAATCTCATGGCTGAGCATGAATAAAATGTATAAAACAAACCTTGAACTACACTCAACCTTTAACACATCGCAAGTCACATGGGCAATGCATCTAACACATTTCATGCCAGTGCATGCATTAAAAAAAGACGTTTTTCTGAGGGGTTTGAAATTTTCCCTGAAAAAAGCATGctatagaaaaaaacaaatctaGTTGGGATGCAAATGGTTAACAACATCCCCACCTGCTGGTAAAACTTGTGAGCGACAGTGTCTAGTCGACTGCCACACACAGTTATAGCCTCTCTCTTGTACTCATGGATCAAGTCCCCAACCTAGAAGACAGGAAAATACAACTGGACTGACTTAACTAACCTGTTGGTGAAATTTCTTGATGACTGATTCCAGTCGACTCCCGACAACTGTCAGGTCACCTCTGTTGTACTCCCGCACTAACTCTCCAACCTTTGATTTTGTTGCACAtgcaaaatcataaaaatcagAAATGAGAACTacgaaaaaaatagaaatgattAAAAATTATTAGATAAGCAGTGCAAAATACAAACATCATAAACATGTAAAGCATACAAAAACAAGGAAAGTGAAATCAATTACAACATTATAACTAAGGAATGCTTGTGTGCTTGCAAGGCAGAGACAAACAAACCAACTGATTCTTCTATAGACAACTGGAAAATGTCTTGTTTAAAAACAATCTTTCTTCTTATTTCATAGTTCTATATTCTGATGAGAGTTAATCTGATGAAAGTGCCATTGGTTCATAGCTGtcacttttatttattttaacaaaatagataaataacttttatttattttaacaaaataaataaataagttgTCACTTTGACTTGTCAATCTTTTCATTTCCTTCATCCTACAAGTTTCAGCATTGCAACTCAAAAATTCATAGCGACAATTCTTAGTTCTAAGATAGGGACAAACCTTTGCAATGAGttcgtcatcatcatttttTATGTCTACATTGATGACCACCGCTGGgaacttttcaaaaacatctCGAAGTAGACAGAAGCTGCGATCCGTGGCATCTGGGAAACAGACTGGGAGACCTGTGTAGGTAAATGAGGAAACAGAGTCAATTAGATATTTAATTCCAAATACCAGATCTACATTGCCTTAGGTTCTGTAAAAGTAGATATATACATGGGTACACGTGCTCCCTGTGTAATTCTAATGCATTGTCCTATTATTCCAGTAATGACTTGTTCATGCTAGTGTAATTTAGACCTCATACAATAGTCAATTGACCATGTATTTGTACAATTCTTGGAAATAATAGTCTatcatgcagtgcaaaaatttcaaagcaAGACAATTCGTCTGGGTCTTTTGCATATTTATATGTATTAGCTACTAGCCTACAATAGCTGCTATACAAGCACATCTGAGAGGTGGCTAAGATCAGTTACTTGAGAAATTTAGTTATGAAAACATGTATTTAGATTACACTTACGTCATGAATACAAGCATACATACCATTGAGGAATGTAACTTCCTGATGCGTGTGCAGTAGAGGTAGGTCTGCAAACTTTGTGTCCGATATTTTCACCTCCGCGCCGGTGGTGCGCTTGATGTCGTTGTCATGTGACACGACCACCATCCCATCCTGCGACAGTTGTACATCTAGCTCCAACATGTCTGTACCGAGGTCAACAGCACTGGAGAGAGGAAACAGTTCAACACTTTCAAGCAAatataatgtaacgttatatcacatTTGGATATATCACATTAACCTCTATTAGCCTTAGGATATGTTGACTTGTTTCTGGAAGGACCAAATATATTTGACGAAGTTTCGTTGTCTGCCAAAAGTTTATAATAGCCCAAACATAAAAGAACAACTCAAAACCacatgttaatacatgtactaagtaaTTGTTGATCTACTTATGATGAACTGGCCACTCTGTTTCAGGATCTTCTACTCGTTTAAACTCTCTAGATCTGGTAGTGCCAAAATTACTTATtaatcctactctccaagcagaggtaagatccggattattttcgacgtatttttgctgtctttctACTTTTCAGTTTGTACTGTCCCTTTCGTAAACAGAAAAGTagaaataccgcgaaaatacgtcgaaaataccccggatcttacctctgcttggagagtatatcaATCCCTCATAGTCATACTCCCTGACTTGGCAACAGAGTACTTACTGTTGGAATGTCCCCATAGTGTTCTCCAAACCTTCAGccatacctgaaaaaaaaacaggtaaagATAGTTCCAACAGttcatgtacataatataattTAGAAAGTGTCAAGGAGCTTTGATATGGTCTAATTCAAGCTTCCTGATGTGTTAATCTTAATCATACAGGACAAAACCCCAGTGGGGCATCTCGTCCAGTGTGTCATATATTCATGCAACCAACTCTCCCTTTTGTAACACCATCTTAGACAATGTTAACAAGATAACATGCTAACGTTATATGCCATACTCTCAGAGGATATTAAAGAAGACAAAACCCTTAGTCACAGTTAGTGAATTCCAAAATATTATTAATTCAAAGACTGTGTAAATGTAAATTATGAGACAAGAGACTTTTACCAACAAATCATTTTGAACTTCTGAATGACTTTCCTTGCCCTCATACAGGGACAGTGGCAATATCTTGCATTATccaaagaaatacaaaagaacaaaacatgGATAACATGAGTCATGACAAAGCTGGTGTACAGGGATGACTTGCAATTAATTTTTCACCAGTTCTTAGACTTAATGCATTAACTTTGTATGCATAGCAGCATCGCAAATAATAGAAGAATACTTAAATAAAAGCAACATTGATTGTTGACCTTTCAAAACCTCGTTTATATTTATTTTGACTAAGACGACACAAGTTTCTAACTTTCATCATAATGAAACCTGTAGAGCCTGTCGTTGTGGAATCGGTAGTATCTTTACTGGTTACTTGAGGCCTGTGTACCAAGGGAATCGTTCACACAACAGTTTTTCATTCTTAACTTTTCATTAAGGGCAACGGTGGCTACCGTTATACGTGAAATCTGTCGTAAAGTTGACGTTAGAATATGGTTACTCTGTATCATCGTTTTAGCTTTTATGTCATCGAGGgctacgcccccctcccacagtaTGAGAATATTTTCTCCCAACAACTGGTGGTGAACCACACCGTTCCCGACATGTTCCTACCTCCTCTGTGGCTGATGTGTTTACAGCAGAACTTCAGCTGTTTCTTACGGTGCAGCAGAGTCGGGAAACGGAGCAGGAACAGCGACGTCAGGGCGTACCCTCCCACGATGGCCGCCACGATCCCCATAGCTAACCACAGCGTCTGGTTCTGGTCCAACATGGTCGGAGGGCGTTTTGGTCACCCCCGGTTAGGGTAAAGGTTTATATACAGCGAAAGTGTTTACATAGCACGCATGGCCTACGATTATACCGGTTTGCAGGTATTTTAGATACCATCTGACGTCATGACGTCGCAATCCGACGTTGGTAGGTGTCGGCCGGTGAGATGGGTCTCTCACAGGTGTTTCATGTCAAAGGTTGGTCAAGTTCATATAGGACTGGCATCGCGGATTGGAATTTTTTATCGGTATTTACTTTGGGATTTAGATAGCCTGAGGGTAGAAGTTCGGCCTGCAATCCTCCGACTAATTATCTATAACTTTTACTGGTTGTTCAATACATGCACGAAAGATTTGTCCAATGGAATCtccatcagcaccaaggacaagggcATCTCTCCAGAACAGTGTTGTAGTCATATAGATAAACAGGGAAGGGCTTCAAGGGCACACAATAAACATGGTACCCAACACAGAAATAAAGACATCAGCAGAGAATTGATCAAcatgattttattgcacaaaaaGAGTAACCTTATATCCTTGATCATACATTGGTCGATTTGTTTTAAATGAAGTATTTACCATGAGGCAAACTTGGCTTTGAAAATACAGTCTCATAATATTGTTGTTGGAATAAAGACACTGTTGATAGACATTTTGTTGTAAAATCACTTTCCAGTTTTTTCCAGCTTTTGTTACATTGTCCTTGATGTCCTCATTGTATAAACAAAGCACTGAACAAAGTAAGTTTGCAGAAGGATATTATTGTGAAACATTGATCATGTGAATAACACAGCATCAAATGATAATACAGTTTTTTTCTGCTAAATCTGATAGATAATGTAAAAGTATTTTTCCCCTATTGGAGTTTTCATGGCTTATATGTGTTACTTGAAGTACTCACCAAATCACAAAGGACAAAGACATTATGAGTTACTCTCTACGATAATTGTCAATAATAATTTGAATAGAATTCTGCCAAAGATTGTAATCTCACTGGCTAAGGTGGGTTGACGTAATCATAAATGAATCAATAAACAATAATCTCACTATACATACTTGCTTCTCTGATTCTACAGGTTTCCTTTCTCCACTTTCTAACCCCTAGTTCTTTGGAATGGAAATTTTCTACCAGAGGAATGTGAAAGTGAAATGTAGTCAGTACAACCATAAAGTTTATTTTGTGCTTTAGTGACTGCATAAAGATAATTAGATAAAGACCATTTCATGGTCCAATAGGTGCAGtttttggaataaaaaaatcttctttgaatgatatttgaatAACTTCATGTAATGATTGAAGGTAAGTagtaaataaagaaaatatgGAGTTGTATCTTAAGATATAAAGTTACATTTCCACACCTATCAATAACTTGACATCATTCATTTTTCCTCATTACAGTCCGAATAACACAGTCCTTTGCACAAATATGGCCACATGGGTAGGAAAAGATGTCTGAAGGCATCAAAATAAGCCTGGATGTGACACCAGATTCTTAGACACAGGAAATGTAGTGGAGTCTGGTAAGAGAAACCAAGGAGGTGGAGAAACTTGCTTCTAGAATTCTCACATTTAGGTGAAAATGAACAGGaaagtttaatttttttattgcatcatATATTCCAGGATCAGTCTACTTCTGAGAATACCTGACACCAACAAGCTTGGGCAAGTGGGTTGATTAAAAAGATTTGTCAAAGAATAAGGCCAGATAAAAAGCACATTTTGTTTTGCAGCTTTCCCAAATcttggaagaagaaaaaagattaATTTCAGAAAATGTTCTGCCATAATCaagttatttctaaaatgtaatcCAAAGTAAAAACCAATTTCATTAAGGACTAGATGATAGAAGATGATAGAAAACCATAAACCCTGGAAAATCTGACTGCAGAAACTCAATGAAACAAAGTACTAGATTGATCTGGCCCAATAAAAGATTTCCTTCATCGCAATTTCTCCTACAATTCATCCTTGGCAGCAGCTTTGAATGAGCTCAGAACATTCAGGCGATTTTTGATGTTTTCTCTCTGAGTTTTGCTAACTTTTCCATCCTGCAACTTTTTCACCCTGGTGATTTCTGTGTTGACAAAATCTTTGCCCTTTTCCTGaacttttttcatgattttgatgTAAATATCAGCAGACTTTTTGTCCTGTTCATCTTCGAGGGGCTTTGTCTCCTCTTCAGCCTTGGTGATGATTTCTGCCAGTTTGTCATCCGATGCTGCCATGAACTCCATTGTCAGCTTGTCGAATGCCTCCAGAGTAGCCGGTAGTCCGATCCACAGGCCGCTGTTGTCCTTGACAAAGCGGAGAAGGTCATCATACTTGACTTCACCCTCATATGGGATTGGCTCATCCTTACCCTGCAAAGAAAACATGATAACATAAGTCTTGCATCAGTTGTTCCAAGCCTATAAAaattaaaggtaaaggtagtcccatagccttttgcaCTGTCTAGGGCCAAACTTCCActgctttttacctccccaaccgaagccaagttcccatttttgcacctgggtggagtaaggaaagtcatgtaaagtgcctttcctaggGACACAACATCTAACCAagaatgccaggaattgaacccgcGACCTCTCGATCTTGCATCCGATAGCCTAGACACTTGGCTATTCAATGCCACCCAAGCCTATAGACCCATACATATCCACACATCATAATATACAATATGTCCATCATTGGTGAGAACTCTTCATCATGATTATGAGATTCAGTTTGCTGCAATAGATACAAACCTGCATGATCAGCTTGTACTTTGGTGCTTCTTCTACGTCCACTCCAAATCTTGTCCCAAGCTCTTCATTTTCCTTTTCTCCAAACTCTGAAAAAAGATAGGAACATAATCAAAATACATGATTAAACAGTGACATCTTTAAAGTTCTATAGAAATTTAACACAAGCAAATCTAAGTCAGCTTTTTGTTCCACAATGCAATATCTGAGAGTAAAAGCAAGGTTGATTTGTCTAATCTTACTTGAGATGCCGACTTCAGCCACCAGGAGATCCTTCTGAGTTGATAACTGTTCTGCCAGTTTCTTGAACTCATCCTGCTTCTCCCCATAAGGGTACTGCTCATCAAACTTCACCAACACCACCGGGAACTTTGGCACAATCTGAACAGGTAGAATTAAGAAAACACATATTCGTAAAAATCAGCCCTCATTATGAAGATAGGATTGATGTATGATATACTAAGTCTTGTTTTACTTTGACTGTAGCTAAAACAGGGATGATAATCTAATTCTTGGGCCctttgctcactcactcactcactcactcactcactcactcactcactcactcactcactcactcactcactcactcactcactcacaaaatGTTGCAGTGGCGTCAGTGAGGCATAAAGGTTTCAGCATTACGAGCGTGTTTGATTTTCTGaaatgccccgatgttgtgcccttggattTCTATTAACATTTGTCATTTCAAAATGCTGTAGTGGCGTCAGTGTGGCATAATGGTTAGAGCATTGAGCTTAGAACCAATAGGTTCCGTGTTCTGTATtccgatgttgtacccttgaaTTTCTATTAACATTTGTCATTTCAAAATGCTGCAATCTTCCTTTTTGACCTTAATCTTCAGTATATTCTTCCCAGAGGTCATATGGGCAGGGTTGGCATTAGTAGAAGAACCAGAAAAACAACTATGAGAGGGTTGTTAATCCCCTGTGTGCATTAGCTAGTGGGTAC encodes the following:
- the LOC136442353 gene encoding lysophospholipase D GDPD1-like isoform X1 yields the protein MLDQNQTLWLAMGIVAAIVGGYALTSLFLLRFPTLLHRKKQLKFCCKHISHRGGMAEGLENTMGTFQHAVDLGTDMLELDVQLSQDGMVVVSHDNDIKRTTGAEVKISDTKFADLPLLHTHQEVTFLNGLPVCFPDATDRSFCLLRDVFEKFPAVVINVDIKNDDDELIAKVGELVREYNRGDLTVVGSRLESVIKKFHQQNPDIPLFFSAKRCVQLVLLFYSGLLPFVPLKESCLEVVMPSIIWGERWADTVPTKYKVLARIADFLLMSKVLIRHLDRRGIHTYLWVINNDADFERAFSLGAKGVMTDYPTNLRHFLDEREALMNK
- the LOC136442353 gene encoding lysophospholipase D GDPD1-like isoform X2, whose protein sequence is MLDQNQTLWLAMGIVAAIVGGYALTSLFLLRFPTLLHRKKQLKFCCKHISHRGGMAEGLENTMGTFQHAVDLGTDMLELDVQLSQDGMVVVSHDNDIKRTTGAEVKISDTKFADLPLLHTHQEVTFLNGLPVCFPDATDRSFCLLRDVFEKFPAVVINVDIKNDDDELIAKVGDLIHEYKREAITVCGSRLDTVAHKFYQQNPDIPLFFSAKRCVQLVLLFYSGLLPFVPLKESCLEVVMPSIIWGERWADTVPTKYKVLARIADFLLMSKVLIRHLDRRGIHTYLWVINNDADFERAFSLGAKGVMTDYPTNLRHFLDEREALMNK
- the LOC136442368 gene encoding endoplasmic reticulum resident protein 29-like, which translates into the protein MAGDGRLSILALFFTVFLQIHPILGGQVKGSVPLDVTTFDKIVPKFPVVLVKFDEQYPYGEKQDEFKKLAEQLSTQKDLLVAEVGISKFGEKENEELGTRFGVDVEEAPKYKLIMQGKDEPIPYEGEVKYDDLLRFVKDNSGLWIGLPATLEAFDKLTMEFMAASDDKLAEIITKAEEETKPLEDEQDKKSADIYIKIMKKVQEKGKDFVNTEITRVKKLQDGKVSKTQRENIKNRLNVLSSFKAAAKDEL